The Vicinamibacteria bacterium genome includes a window with the following:
- the nuoD gene encoding NADH dehydrogenase (quinone) subunit D, translating into MASTVENAAGAAGSSSLSTRVLREALGEDVQAVEEFRGDLAVKVSPRAWVRAATLVRDHPELDFKLFLDLCGVDYLDKEDHRDRFEVVLHAYSVSQRHHLRLKTGLAESDPTLDTLVGVYKGANWFEREAWDLYGIVFRGHPNLTRLLTHEAFVGHPMRKDYPTAKRHVLKTPKTHLLDVAQAGPGMIINIGPSHPAMHGAFRVQARLDGETIVESEAEIGYMHRNFEKMAEERTYWQVIPYTDRLNYCSAFMNGHGWALAVEKLLGIKAPPRAEAVRVILSEFSRIMDHFVCIGANVVDLGAITPIFVLFRAREIIYDLLEACCGARLTVSYVRIGGLAEDVPEDFEARCRQAMKSVQEVTDQGHRLLTRNVIFARRFRDVGVMPAVDALSWGWVGPCLRGSGVAYDIRKDHPYSGYEEYDFDVPVGAVGDCYDRYLVRMEEIRQSLRIIEQALGKLPPGPVIVDDKKVALPPKSEVYSNIEALMNHFKLVYEGILPPRGEVYGYTEAANGELGYYIVSDGQKHPWRVKVRPPCFNIYQAFPEMIKGRMLADAVAIIGGLNVVAGELDR; encoded by the coding sequence GTGGCTAGCACCGTCGAGAACGCCGCCGGCGCCGCGGGCTCGAGTAGCCTCTCGACGCGTGTGCTTCGCGAGGCACTGGGCGAGGACGTGCAGGCAGTGGAGGAGTTCCGGGGGGATCTCGCCGTCAAGGTCTCCCCCCGCGCCTGGGTCAGGGCCGCCACCCTGGTCCGCGATCATCCGGAGCTCGACTTCAAGCTCTTTCTGGACCTTTGTGGAGTGGACTACCTCGATAAGGAAGACCACCGGGACCGTTTTGAGGTGGTCCTACATGCCTACTCCGTGTCCCAGAGGCACCATCTGCGGCTCAAGACGGGCCTGGCGGAGAGCGACCCCACCCTGGACACCCTCGTCGGCGTCTACAAGGGGGCCAACTGGTTCGAGCGGGAGGCATGGGATCTCTACGGCATCGTGTTCCGGGGCCACCCGAACCTGACCCGTCTCCTGACCCACGAGGCGTTCGTGGGCCATCCCATGCGCAAGGACTACCCCACCGCCAAGCGCCACGTGCTCAAGACCCCCAAAACCCACCTGCTCGACGTGGCTCAGGCCGGCCCGGGCATGATCATCAACATCGGTCCCTCCCACCCCGCGATGCACGGCGCTTTTCGGGTCCAAGCCCGGCTGGACGGCGAGACCATCGTGGAGTCGGAGGCCGAGATCGGCTACATGCACCGCAACTTCGAGAAGATGGCGGAGGAGCGGACCTACTGGCAGGTTATCCCCTACACCGACCGCCTCAACTACTGCTCGGCCTTCATGAACGGCCATGGTTGGGCCCTGGCCGTGGAGAAGCTACTGGGGATTAAGGCCCCCCCGCGGGCGGAGGCCGTGCGGGTGATCCTCTCCGAGTTCTCCCGAATCATGGACCACTTCGTGTGCATCGGGGCGAACGTCGTGGACCTGGGAGCCATCACCCCTATCTTCGTGTTGTTTCGCGCGCGGGAGATCATCTACGACCTCCTGGAGGCCTGCTGTGGCGCCCGCCTCACCGTCTCCTACGTGCGGATCGGGGGTCTGGCCGAGGACGTACCCGAGGACTTCGAGGCGCGCTGCCGTCAGGCCATGAAGAGCGTGCAGGAGGTTACGGACCAGGGCCACCGCCTGCTCACCCGCAACGTGATCTTCGCCCGGCGCTTCCGGGACGTAGGGGTGATGCCGGCCGTGGACGCGCTCTCCTGGGGGTGGGTGGGGCCCTGTCTCCGCGGCTCGGGGGTCGCCTACGACATCCGCAAGGATCACCCCTATTCGGGCTATGAGGAGTATGACTTCGATGTGCCGGTGGGCGCGGTGGGTGACTGCTACGACCGCTATCTCGTGCGCATGGAGGAGATCCGCCAGAGCCTGCGTATCATCGAGCAGGCCCTGGGCAAGCTCCCCCCGGGACCGGTGATCGTGGACGACAAGAAAGTGGCCCTCCCCCCGAAATCCGAGGTCTACAGCAACATCGAAGCCCTCATGAACCACTTCAAGCTGGTCTACGAGGGCATCCTGCCCCCGCGGGGGGAGGTCTACGGATACACGGAGGCCGCAAACGGCGAGCTCGGCTATTACATCGTGAGCGACGGGCAGAAGCATCCGTGGCGGGTCAAGGTCCGGCCCCCCTGCTTCAACATCTACCAAGCCTTCCCGGAGATGATCAAAGGGAGGATGCTGGCCGATGCCGTCGCGATCATCGGGGGCCTCAACGTCGTAGCGGGCGAGCTGGATCGGTAA
- a CDS encoding 2Fe-2S iron-sulfur cluster-binding protein, with the protein MPKCTIDGKEIEVAAGVTVLQAALEHGIPLQYFCWHPDLPVDGNCRTCMVEIEKLPKLQIACNTMITEGMVVHTTSEKAKQAQRSALEFLLINHPIDCPVCDQAGECYLQDNYMAHGLYDSEVRLEDKVRKRKVVDLGPIMLDAERCVLCSRCLRFEREVTGTNSFEFVERGDHTQIATFENRPLTHDYAGNLADVCPVGALLSHDFRFKQRVWFLTSTDSVCAGCSTGCNIYVDHRDGEVQRLRPRRNVEVNKSWICDPGRASYKEIALTSRVAMARVRGVLPGTGPSLPGALDAVADRLREGGPAVAFVASPRATNEDLFAFRALAEAVGGPLDFRVGDPQLKVRVRSDGVLLRADRNPNTQGCLDQGLGRTGVDAILTGCRTGSIRALLLQGPELLRLPEAGEALARVSFIAVLATHEGPELDRAHAVLPAAVWAEVDGTFTNYQRRVQRIRRAVPPPGEAAPGWELAAGLLSRLGRPLQANSAREVFALLARTVPGYAALDYASLGAGGRVLPLAEGTPPEARVP; encoded by the coding sequence ATGCCAAAGTGCACGATCGACGGGAAGGAAATCGAGGTCGCGGCGGGGGTCACCGTCCTCCAGGCCGCCCTCGAGCACGGGATTCCCCTCCAGTACTTCTGCTGGCACCCCGACCTTCCCGTCGATGGCAACTGTCGGACCTGCATGGTCGAGATCGAGAAGCTCCCCAAGCTGCAGATCGCCTGCAACACGATGATCACCGAAGGCATGGTCGTGCACACCACGAGCGAGAAGGCCAAGCAGGCCCAGCGGTCGGCCCTCGAGTTCCTCCTCATCAACCACCCCATCGACTGCCCGGTCTGCGACCAGGCCGGGGAGTGCTACCTCCAGGACAACTACATGGCCCACGGCCTGTACGACTCCGAGGTGCGTCTGGAGGACAAGGTCCGCAAGCGCAAGGTGGTGGACTTGGGGCCCATCATGCTCGACGCCGAGCGCTGCGTGCTCTGCTCGCGCTGCCTCCGCTTCGAGCGCGAGGTCACCGGCACCAACAGCTTCGAGTTCGTGGAGCGGGGGGATCACACCCAGATTGCCACCTTCGAGAACCGGCCCCTCACCCACGACTACGCGGGGAACCTGGCCGATGTGTGTCCGGTGGGAGCGCTGCTCTCCCACGACTTCCGCTTCAAGCAGCGGGTCTGGTTCCTCACCTCCACCGACTCCGTCTGCGCGGGCTGCTCCACCGGCTGCAACATCTACGTCGACCATCGGGACGGCGAGGTGCAGCGCCTGCGGCCGCGCCGCAACGTGGAGGTGAACAAGTCCTGGATCTGCGACCCCGGGCGCGCTTCCTACAAAGAGATCGCCCTCACCAGCCGGGTCGCAATGGCGCGGGTCAGGGGCGTCCTCCCCGGTACCGGCCCCTCCCTTCCCGGCGCCCTCGACGCGGTCGCGGACCGTCTGCGGGAAGGCGGTCCCGCCGTGGCCTTCGTGGCCTCACCCCGCGCCACCAACGAGGACCTCTTCGCCTTCCGCGCCCTGGCGGAGGCGGTGGGGGGTCCGCTCGATTTCCGGGTGGGCGACCCCCAGCTCAAGGTGCGCGTGCGCTCGGACGGCGTGCTGCTGCGGGCGGACCGGAACCCCAACACCCAGGGCTGCCTGGATCAGGGCCTGGGTCGAACGGGGGTGGACGCCATCCTGACCGGCTGCCGGACGGGCTCCATCCGCGCCTTGCTTCTGCAGGGGCCGGAGCTGCTGCGGCTTCCCGAGGCGGGAGAGGCCCTGGCCCGGGTTTCCTTCATCGCCGTTCTGGCCACCCACGAGGGGCCGGAGCTGGACCGGGCCCATGCCGTGCTGCCCGCGGCGGTGTGGGCGGAGGTGGACGGCACGTTCACGAACTACCAGCGGCGCGTGCAGCGGATCCGGCGGGCCGTTCCTCCCCCCGGGGAGGCGGCCCCGGGCTGGGAGTTGGCGGCTGGCCTCCTCTCCCGCCTGGGCCGGCCCCTCCAAGCCAACTCCGCCCGCGAGGTGTTTGCCCTCCTGGCGCGAACGGTCCCCGGCTACGCCGCCCTCGACTACGCGTCTCTGGGCGCGGGCGGCCGCGTCCTGCCCCTGGCGGAGGGGACGCCACCAGAAGCCCGGGTCCCATAG
- a CDS encoding NADH-quinone oxidoreductase subunit I — MSARIVTVDRNTRPGVYPVLLGMALVFKNLVRTLFLGHASTIQFPEEKRPTSGRYRGVHLLTVREDGTPKCVACYMCATACPAECIYIEAGERPEQTIEKYPTRFEIDLLRCVYCGFCVDACPEEAIFMSRENDLVGTSREELIIDRDRLMERGKLVEFGPGYRPDQHDVRRPVRIAALERLKKEHGIVPGA, encoded by the coding sequence ATGAGCGCCCGAATCGTGACCGTCGATCGCAACACCCGGCCCGGTGTTTACCCCGTCCTCTTGGGCATGGCCCTGGTCTTCAAGAACCTGGTGCGCACCCTCTTCTTGGGCCACGCTTCCACCATCCAGTTCCCGGAGGAGAAGCGGCCCACGTCCGGCCGTTACCGGGGGGTGCACCTTCTGACCGTGCGCGAGGACGGGACCCCCAAGTGCGTGGCTTGCTACATGTGCGCCACCGCCTGCCCCGCCGAATGCATCTACATCGAGGCCGGGGAGCGGCCGGAGCAGACGATCGAGAAGTACCCCACCCGGTTCGAGATCGATCTCCTGCGCTGCGTCTACTGCGGCTTCTGCGTGGACGCCTGCCCGGAGGAGGCCATCTTCATGAGCCGCGAGAACGACCTCGTGGGGACGAGCCGGGAGGAGCTGATCATCGACCGCGACCGGCTGATGGAGCGCGGCAAGTTGGTCGAGTTCGGCCCCGGGTACCGCCCCGACCAGCACGACGTCCGCCGCCCCGTGCGCATCGCCGCCCTGGAGCGACTGAAGAAAGAGCACGGGATCGTGCCCGGCGCCTAG
- a CDS encoding EAL domain-containing protein — translation MRIPTFRDVQDQVSEILRQHGCLGAVLVDLGPLAHIERSFGGQTFQSLYAQIDPILEEMRERFRQGDLITRDEREGDRFLLFLGGRRLGETIFAASDLRKLADRVEEFLTPRIGRLTTPYLRERPAVDVGYGVVLWSPLESEERLVLRVIEDAVTSADLRRRLRDRDQRERLLEIIYNRNIWTAFQTIVDMESRQAMGWEGLSRGPRGTDLELPLALFGRAARHGLTEELERSCRRQAFVDWEIFGAPGRLFVNTVPATIRDSSFLGRGVLDYLGPRLSPRFVTLEITERQVIENLNLYREAMHSFMDLGFSFAIDDLGAGYSGLETVVTLKPSYLKIDMGLVRDVHQKRVSQQVVKAILEMGVGVGATVIAEGIQTQDEADALRQIGVRFGQGYLYSRPVDPYAQKPKAATVP, via the coding sequence ATGAGGATCCCGACCTTCCGGGACGTACAAGATCAGGTGAGCGAGATCCTGCGCCAGCACGGCTGCCTGGGGGCGGTGCTGGTGGACCTCGGACCCCTGGCTCACATCGAGCGCAGCTTCGGCGGCCAGACCTTCCAGAGCCTCTATGCCCAGATCGATCCCATTCTGGAGGAGATGAGGGAGCGCTTCCGCCAGGGGGATCTCATCACCCGAGACGAGCGGGAGGGGGACCGCTTCCTGCTCTTCCTCGGGGGGCGTCGCCTCGGAGAGACCATCTTCGCGGCCTCTGACCTGCGCAAGCTGGCGGACCGGGTGGAGGAATTCCTGACCCCCCGCATCGGCCGCCTCACCACCCCCTACCTTCGCGAGCGGCCCGCCGTCGACGTGGGCTACGGGGTGGTGCTCTGGAGCCCGCTGGAAAGCGAGGAGCGTTTGGTGTTGCGGGTCATCGAGGACGCTGTCACCTCCGCCGATCTCAGGCGGCGCCTCCGCGATCGCGACCAGCGGGAGCGGCTGCTGGAAATCATCTACAACCGCAACATCTGGACAGCCTTCCAGACCATCGTGGACATGGAGAGCCGGCAGGCGATGGGCTGGGAGGGACTGTCCCGCGGACCCCGGGGGACCGATCTCGAGCTCCCCCTGGCGCTCTTTGGCCGGGCCGCTCGCCACGGTCTCACCGAGGAGCTGGAGCGCTCCTGTCGGCGCCAGGCCTTCGTGGACTGGGAGATCTTCGGGGCCCCCGGGCGCTTGTTCGTGAACACCGTCCCCGCCACCATCCGCGACAGCAGCTTCCTGGGGCGGGGCGTGCTCGACTATCTGGGCCCCCGCCTCTCCCCCCGCTTCGTGACCCTAGAGATCACCGAGCGCCAGGTCATCGAGAACCTGAACCTGTATCGAGAGGCGATGCATTCGTTCATGGACCTGGGCTTCTCCTTCGCCATCGACGATTTGGGGGCGGGATACTCGGGGCTGGAGACGGTCGTCACCCTGAAGCCCAGCTACCTGAAGATCGATATGGGGCTCGTGCGGGACGTGCACCAGAAGCGGGTCAGCCAGCAGGTGGTGAAGGCCATCCTGGAGATGGGGGTGGGAGTGGGGGCCACCGTCATCGCGGAGGGAATCCAGACCCAGGACGAGGCGGACGCCCTCCGCCAAATCGGCGTCCGCTTCGGCCAGGGCTACCTCTACAGTCGGCCCGTCGATCCCTACGCCCAGAAGCCGAAGGCCGCGACCGTCCCCTAG
- a CDS encoding APC family permease, whose protein sequence is MPPPVAPRPTLVRAIGRWDLTAAVVNAVIGSSIFGMPAALAAAAGALSPLLIVLVGLGVLAVVLCFAEVASRFPDPGGPYLYAREAFGPFVGFEAGWLTFWIRVTALAASLNVFVEYLATLLAPASSPLGRALVMAAVVSMITAINVIGVRQAAWTVDVFTVAKLAPLALLVAIGLPHIRPEVLATQTVPEPDWTRAILLLVFAYGGFEAPLIPAAEARDPRRDSAFALLVALAIIASVYLLVQLVILGVLPRVALARAPLAATYAVLLGPLGVTLAASAAMVSISGYATGTTLQSPRVLFSMAERGELPGILARVHARFHTPHVAILVYSALVLGLALSGTFETIATASAFVRLVTYGLTCAALPVLRRRRPEEEPGFRLAGAVPIAVLGSLSCAWLLTRSVTQARTLLVLLVLGAALWVVAGRGRRPSGEAPPLV, encoded by the coding sequence ATGCCGCCCCCCGTTGCTCCCCGCCCGACTCTCGTCCGCGCCATAGGGCGCTGGGATCTGACCGCGGCCGTCGTCAACGCCGTCATCGGCAGCTCGATCTTTGGCATGCCGGCGGCCCTCGCCGCCGCGGCCGGGGCTCTCAGCCCCCTGCTCATCGTGCTCGTCGGGCTGGGTGTGCTCGCGGTCGTGCTGTGCTTCGCGGAGGTGGCGAGCCGCTTCCCCGACCCGGGTGGGCCCTACCTGTACGCGCGCGAGGCCTTCGGTCCCTTCGTGGGGTTCGAGGCGGGCTGGCTCACGTTCTGGATCCGCGTCACCGCCCTCGCCGCCAGCCTCAACGTGTTCGTGGAGTACCTGGCCACCCTGCTCGCCCCCGCCAGCTCACCCCTCGGCCGCGCCCTCGTCATGGCCGCGGTGGTCAGCATGATCACCGCGATCAACGTGATCGGAGTGCGCCAAGCGGCCTGGACCGTGGATGTCTTCACCGTGGCCAAACTGGCTCCCTTAGCCCTGCTCGTAGCAATCGGGCTCCCCCACATCCGCCCCGAGGTACTCGCCACCCAGACCGTGCCCGAGCCCGATTGGACTCGGGCCATCCTCCTCTTGGTCTTCGCCTACGGCGGCTTCGAGGCCCCCCTCATCCCCGCCGCGGAGGCCCGCGACCCCCGCCGCGATAGCGCCTTCGCACTCCTGGTGGCGCTGGCCATCATCGCCTCCGTCTACCTGCTCGTACAACTGGTGATCCTCGGCGTGCTGCCCCGAGTCGCCCTGGCTCGGGCGCCCCTGGCCGCCACCTACGCGGTTCTCCTGGGGCCCCTGGGGGTGACGCTTGCCGCGTCGGCAGCCATGGTCTCGATCTCCGGCTATGCCACAGGGACCACCCTCCAGTCTCCCCGGGTGCTTTTCTCCATGGCGGAGCGCGGGGAGCTGCCGGGGATCCTGGCCCGTGTCCACGCCCGCTTCCACACGCCTCATGTCGCGATCTTGGTCTACAGCGCGCTCGTTCTGGGCCTGGCCCTCTCCGGGACCTTCGAGACCATCGCCACCGCGTCCGCGTTCGTCCGCCTCGTGACCTACGGTCTCACCTGTGCGGCTCTGCCCGTGCTGCGCCGACGGCGGCCGGAGGAGGAGCCGGGGTTCCGCCTGGCGGGGGCAGTCCCCATCGCGGTCCTGGGCTCTCTCTCCTGCGCCTGGCTCTTGACCCGCTCCGTCACCCAGGCCCGCACGCTCCTCGTCCTCCTCGTGTTGGGGGCGGCGCTCTGGGTCGTGGCCGGACGCGGGCGGAGGCCGTCGGGGGAGGCGCCGCCCCTGGTTTGA
- a CDS encoding SPFH domain-containing protein, which translates to MIRERKHSAVSGLVALVVLFVLLPVLGRGLIGAAREASMGGVLACVAGLFLVVISFAGLFVVNPNEGLVLQLFGDYRGTVTAAGLRWANPFYSKRRVSQRVRNFESSLLKVNDTDGNPVEIAAVVVWRVVDTAEACFEVDDFENYVKVQSEAAVRNLATRYPYDTHEEHKVSLRGATAEVAKDLRHEIQERLAKAGVEVIEARLSHLAYAPEIAAAMLRRQQAGAIIAARQKIVEGAVGMVDLALERLSASKLVQLDEERKAAMVSNLLVVLCGDREVQPVVNTGSIYQ; encoded by the coding sequence ATGATCCGGGAGAGAAAGCACTCCGCAGTCTCGGGGTTGGTCGCACTCGTGGTCCTGTTCGTGCTCCTGCCCGTTCTGGGCCGGGGCCTCATAGGGGCGGCGCGGGAGGCGTCCATGGGGGGGGTTCTGGCCTGCGTGGCGGGGCTGTTCCTGGTCGTCATCTCCTTCGCAGGCCTCTTCGTCGTCAATCCCAACGAGGGCCTGGTCCTGCAGCTCTTCGGCGACTACCGGGGGACGGTCACCGCCGCGGGGCTTCGCTGGGCCAACCCCTTTTACTCCAAGCGGCGGGTCTCCCAGCGCGTGCGCAACTTCGAGAGCTCTCTCCTGAAGGTCAACGACACCGACGGGAATCCCGTCGAGATCGCGGCGGTCGTGGTCTGGCGCGTGGTGGACACCGCGGAGGCCTGCTTCGAAGTGGACGACTTCGAGAACTACGTCAAGGTGCAGAGCGAGGCCGCGGTCCGCAACCTGGCCACCCGCTACCCCTACGACACCCACGAGGAGCACAAGGTCTCGCTGCGCGGCGCCACGGCGGAGGTGGCCAAGGATCTGAGACACGAGATCCAAGAGCGTCTGGCCAAGGCGGGGGTCGAGGTCATAGAGGCCCGCCTCAGCCACTTGGCCTACGCCCCGGAGATCGCGGCCGCCATGCTCCGGCGGCAGCAGGCGGGGGCCATCATCGCCGCGCGCCAGAAGATCGTGGAAGGAGCGGTGGGGATGGTGGATTTGGCCTTGGAGCGTCTTTCCGCGAGCAAGCTCGTCCAGCTCGACGAGGAGCGCAAGGCGGCCATGGTCAGCAACCTGCTGGTCGTGCTCTGCGGAGACCGGGAGGTCCAGCCCGTGGTGAACACGGGCTCCATCTATCAATAA
- a CDS encoding tetratricopeptide repeat protein yields the protein MKRWVWLLAFLVALPAGGDDKGKKDEKKPAPAKAGATVDDLLKQADEKAAAGEVDAGLDLLRRAAALPGATGEPSLRLGRLLEARYDLDLAIDAYKAAAEKLSGGAKGEALGRLSVVEGVRGMAEAAASAQAAVAADPEGVWPTLALSRARAREGKGEEAVALARKAGAGGGVAATEALGYAQEAQGDLAAAEASYRSALAAQPSGVGPSLGLARVLRKTNRAAEAEPLLKKVLEAAPGAIEAYKESARVKMALNRAAEAEGDAATAAAMAENDPEAQRLVRQVKVAKALDYLPKNQVELAVQDLTALRDENPNAAEVRVGLARVFIAKRQAAPAVAELKKAIELEPANAEAHFRLGFVLHALQGDPTSALGAYEKAVAADPANTEYRTNLGAVLSDLKQYDRAVAELTKITMDPGYSRPEAWIYLGEAQLGAKRYKEAIGALQKAASAAPENARVQASLAWAYFGLKDAENFKKAAGKARALGHKEPTLLQYLTRVEGGEPIK from the coding sequence ATGAAGCGATGGGTGTGGCTCCTGGCCTTTCTCGTGGCCCTGCCCGCGGGTGGGGACGATAAAGGCAAGAAGGACGAGAAGAAACCCGCCCCCGCCAAGGCGGGCGCCACCGTCGACGACCTCCTTAAGCAGGCGGACGAAAAGGCTGCGGCGGGGGAGGTCGACGCCGGCCTCGACCTGCTGCGGCGCGCCGCGGCCCTGCCCGGGGCCACGGGCGAGCCGTCCCTTCGTCTGGGACGCCTGCTGGAGGCGAGGTACGACCTCGATCTGGCCATCGACGCCTACAAGGCCGCAGCCGAGAAGCTGAGCGGGGGCGCCAAGGGCGAGGCCCTGGGCCGCCTCTCCGTCGTGGAGGGCGTGCGCGGGATGGCCGAGGCCGCCGCGAGCGCTCAGGCGGCCGTGGCCGCGGACCCCGAAGGCGTGTGGCCCACGCTGGCCCTCTCGCGCGCGCGGGCCCGCGAGGGTAAGGGCGAGGAGGCGGTGGCTCTGGCCCGGAAGGCCGGGGCAGGGGGCGGGGTAGCGGCCACGGAGGCCCTCGGCTACGCCCAGGAGGCCCAGGGCGACCTCGCCGCGGCGGAGGCGTCTTACCGGTCCGCCCTCGCCGCCCAGCCGAGCGGGGTCGGGCCCAGCCTGGGCCTGGCCCGCGTGCTGCGGAAGACCAACCGGGCCGCGGAGGCCGAGCCGCTCCTGAAGAAGGTCCTCGAAGCCGCCCCCGGCGCGATCGAAGCCTACAAGGAATCGGCCCGGGTGAAGATGGCCTTGAACCGCGCCGCGGAAGCGGAGGGAGACGCGGCCACGGCGGCGGCCATGGCGGAGAACGACCCTGAGGCTCAGCGGCTGGTTCGGCAGGTGAAGGTGGCCAAGGCTCTCGACTACCTGCCCAAGAACCAGGTGGAGCTGGCGGTCCAGGACTTGACCGCCCTGCGCGACGAGAACCCGAACGCGGCGGAGGTGCGGGTTGGCCTGGCCCGCGTCTTCATCGCCAAACGTCAGGCCGCTCCGGCGGTGGCGGAGCTCAAGAAGGCCATCGAGCTCGAGCCCGCCAACGCGGAGGCCCATTTCCGCCTGGGGTTTGTGCTCCACGCTCTGCAAGGGGACCCGACCTCGGCCCTCGGCGCCTACGAAAAGGCGGTAGCCGCGGATCCCGCGAACACCGAGTACCGCACCAACCTAGGGGCGGTGCTCTCCGACCTCAAGCAATACGACCGGGCAGTCGCCGAGCTGACCAAGATCACAATGGATCCGGGGTACAGCCGGCCCGAGGCCTGGATCTATCTCGGGGAGGCGCAGCTCGGAGCCAAGCGCTACAAGGAGGCGATTGGCGCCCTCCAAAAGGCCGCGAGCGCCGCCCCGGAGAACGCCCGGGTCCAGGCCTCGCTCGCCTGGGCCTACTTCGGCCTCAAGGACGCGGAGAATTTCAAGAAGGCGGCAGGGAAGGCGCGCGCGCTGGGACACAAGGAGCCCACGCTTCTTCAGTACTTGACCCGAGTTGAAGGGGGAGAGCCGATCAAATGA